A window of the Synechococcus sp. JA-3-3Ab genome harbors these coding sequences:
- a CDS encoding DUF305 domain-containing protein, translated as MRLTVCALILAGGFVLGASWAGRELEATAHESKGKGELSIHRAHQISLGPADESFDLRFLDAMILHHEGAVSMAAEALQKSRRREIRQLAKDILAAQSQEIKQMQGWRLSWYPLAPQEPVMWHEEMGHQMAMTPEMISAMRMDTDLGAADPEFDLRFLQAMIQHHEGALVMAREALEKSKCPEIRQLATAIVTTQQAEIEQMRAWQKRWYLR; from the coding sequence ATGCGCCTGACTGTCTGTGCTCTCATCCTGGCTGGTGGGTTTGTCCTGGGGGCTTCCTGGGCTGGCAGGGAGCTGGAGGCAACTGCTCATGAGAGCAAGGGGAAGGGGGAGCTCTCGATCCATAGAGCTCATCAGATAAGCCTAGGCCCTGCCGACGAATCCTTCGACCTGCGGTTTCTAGATGCGATGATCCTCCACCACGAGGGAGCGGTGAGCATGGCCGCGGAGGCCCTGCAAAAATCCCGGCGGCGGGAAATTCGTCAGCTAGCCAAGGATATCCTGGCTGCCCAGAGCCAAGAAATCAAGCAGATGCAAGGCTGGCGGCTGAGCTGGTACCCGCTAGCTCCCCAGGAGCCCGTCATGTGGCATGAAGAGATGGGCCACCAGATGGCCATGACTCCAGAAATGATCTCGGCTATGCGCATGGATACCGACCTGGGAGCCGCTGACCCTGAGTTCGATCTGCGCTTCCTGCAAGCAATGATCCAGCACCACGAAGGAGCCCTGGTCATGGCTAGAGAGGCTCTGGAAAAATCCAAGTGCCCCGAGATTCGGCAACTGGCAACAGCCATTGTCACTACCCAGCAAGCGGAGATTGAGCAAATGCGGGCCTGGCAAAAGCGGTGGTATCTGCGCTAG
- a CDS encoding response regulator — protein MNEEAQKRILGYFIEEARDHLATIEQGLLSLRDSVSDPELINELFRAAHSIKGGAAMLALASIQRTAHRLEDFFNVFRSRPGEVPVDQHLETLLLRVFDGLAALLDELQSPRGLTQEFSNATLAELEPVFQETENYIQSLLGAGPVASSAPAAPPPPAARTLQQEMAEVVPQQLRQMLELFKRGDQPGIREQLREANAVLKQIGQAHHLAGWQQLTETFEQALGNPDADLRTLALVALRDLKQGQQLILAGRAEEVTASAELQQLARPAAPAPPPDPLEVVVHQQIPALLRQMLELFKRPDDPATRPALQSLAQSLQQVGQAEGVDLGGWTALARLIGEILADPAQDLRQLALPVLRDLKQAHQALASGAAQTIQPSAELLAFRPVLPALEEPEPLFLEPESTPAPADWAAAGIPAEESSAPDGSQEEPEPGEAIPVEATLQAEEAAWDLLAEQPPSTLEMDSVLAGEEGPGLSWPEMSTEALPEEDWQAAADLAQEGVAAPEEAAAARGWLQDRLSFGSGDFDAPPLSLEAEASAAFDELFANAEQLSDIEEPPPELIPPSPEPFSQALEELSPEEGGAETDLAELFAEVMGEAAAELSPVEPAELTGAEETSQAIWDVPAQERAAQVAAESPEEASAADEAASVGVEALFELEELAVESSPLQELSQLPDFGAAPDSGPEADLWAEEPSPSLQPGDGEAAADLWAEFPADIWPGDFSVPDETGSLTSLDSAAEGGLESLVSAADQAWWSPEEAGEPSPSFEVASQPSSDLADSAAVEQLEDLFAEESSPGEPAAAAESFLAPSDESTAAETPDLGAELSLADLFAGETLEDAPGTGDAAQAQDWALLENLFPVQEEALYPEGQPAEAFDRLEALFAEEPATEALSLETSGSLSAMDGEVDLDELSRFFAEGEAAQEAIPSDLATFLGEAEALQGSSLEGVTLPEPEPLVAAAEQGGASQPAEDDLASQLESLFAEDELLAAQSATVSPDETQPLEEEAPEASPAPSLDDLAALFDAAEPAVPPELEEVIAPIVGSPTAVSGEVADDFAAQLESLLGDLEVAPQVSAAAPAPSPPAVAAPATAAPTAPATPTAPTTRRSALSNPVMRVEVRHLDSINNLVGELVVIRNSMEQNQTRLRQFLDGLLGRVQQLGELGQRMRDQYDRSLLEAALFSSRSSAATVGFGRNGEESPRGRVGHSIGQEFDKLEMDQFTAFHTLAQEIIELIVRVRESSSDIEFAVDEAEQITRQFRQVTTQLQEGLNRARMVPFSQIADRLPRAVRDLSIKTGKQASLVVEGRDTLIDKAILEELSDPMTHLVNNALVHGIEPPEERRRLGKPPEGKITVKAFYQGNQTIIVVADDGAGIPVEKIKAKAQRLGLLSEQATEEEVFNVLFHPGFSVREASEVDDLAGRGVGLDVVRRNITDLRGSIQVDSVRGKGTTFTIRLPLTLSISKAMVCVSDKALIAFPLDGVEEMLDVPVDEVQPDEQGRPSIPWRDQRLPFQPLSNLLSYSRSHSRSRSEVYSIAQEEGILPIVVLQSAGQYVALQVDSFVEEQEIVIKQLRGPVPKPPGISGATVLGNGRVLPIADVLELVDMAQGRRRDLSRLWAERRAAEPRAEETHQTTVLIVDDSIAVRELLSMSFQKVGYRVEQARDGQDAWEKLRGGLRCDLIFCDIEMPRMDGLELLSRIRADSNLRHIPVAMLTSRGAERHRQTARELGATAYFTKPYLEEELFSAAARMLQGEQLLAPNPTS, from the coding sequence ATGAATGAAGAAGCACAAAAGCGGATCCTCGGTTATTTTATCGAAGAAGCCCGCGACCACTTGGCAACGATCGAGCAAGGGCTCCTCAGCCTGCGGGACAGCGTGAGCGATCCTGAGCTGATCAACGAGTTGTTCCGAGCTGCCCACTCCATCAAAGGCGGAGCGGCCATGCTGGCCCTCGCCAGCATTCAGCGGACTGCCCACCGCCTAGAGGATTTCTTCAACGTGTTTCGCTCTCGCCCGGGCGAAGTGCCGGTGGATCAGCACTTGGAGACGCTGCTGCTGCGAGTTTTTGATGGGTTGGCGGCGTTGTTGGACGAGCTGCAGAGCCCTCGCGGTCTCACCCAGGAGTTCAGCAACGCAACGCTGGCGGAACTGGAGCCGGTTTTTCAGGAGACTGAAAACTACATTCAGAGCCTTCTCGGCGCTGGCCCTGTCGCTAGCTCTGCTCCGGCTGCCCCCCCGCCGCCGGCGGCCCGCACCCTACAACAAGAGATGGCGGAAGTGGTGCCGCAGCAATTGCGGCAGATGTTGGAGCTGTTCAAGCGAGGGGATCAGCCGGGCATTCGCGAGCAGTTGCGGGAGGCAAATGCCGTTCTCAAGCAGATCGGGCAAGCCCATCATCTGGCGGGCTGGCAGCAGCTCACAGAAACCTTCGAGCAAGCCCTGGGCAACCCCGACGCCGATCTGCGAACGTTGGCGTTGGTCGCCCTGCGAGACTTGAAGCAGGGGCAGCAGCTTATCTTGGCGGGCAGGGCCGAAGAGGTGACGGCCTCGGCGGAATTGCAGCAATTGGCTCGCCCGGCGGCTCCCGCTCCGCCGCCGGATCCTTTGGAGGTGGTGGTTCACCAGCAGATCCCGGCCCTGTTGCGCCAGATGCTGGAGCTGTTCAAGCGTCCTGACGACCCGGCAACGCGGCCTGCCCTGCAAAGCTTGGCCCAATCGCTCCAGCAGGTGGGACAGGCCGAAGGTGTGGATCTGGGCGGCTGGACGGCCCTAGCCCGCCTGATTGGCGAGATCCTGGCAGATCCTGCCCAGGATTTGCGGCAACTGGCTCTGCCGGTTCTGAGAGATTTGAAACAGGCTCACCAAGCTCTGGCCAGCGGAGCAGCGCAGACCATCCAGCCCTCCGCTGAGTTGTTGGCCTTCCGCCCTGTGCTGCCGGCCCTTGAGGAGCCAGAACCGCTCTTCCTCGAACCCGAGAGCACGCCTGCCCCAGCGGACTGGGCCGCTGCTGGGATCCCGGCAGAAGAATCCTCTGCCCCTGATGGGAGCCAAGAAGAACCTGAACCAGGAGAGGCGATCCCCGTCGAAGCAACCCTGCAAGCGGAGGAGGCGGCCTGGGATCTGCTGGCCGAACAGCCGCCGTCCACTTTGGAGATGGACAGCGTTCTGGCGGGCGAGGAGGGCCCAGGGCTGAGCTGGCCGGAGATGTCCACCGAGGCTTTGCCAGAGGAAGACTGGCAAGCAGCCGCCGACCTTGCCCAAGAGGGCGTCGCCGCGCCGGAAGAAGCCGCAGCAGCCCGCGGCTGGCTCCAGGATAGGCTGAGCTTTGGCTCAGGCGATTTCGACGCCCCTCCTTTGAGCCTGGAAGCAGAAGCCTCCGCCGCCTTTGACGAGCTGTTTGCCAACGCAGAGCAGCTATCCGATATTGAAGAGCCGCCGCCGGAGCTGATCCCTCCTTCCCCCGAGCCTTTTTCGCAGGCGCTTGAGGAGCTGAGCCCAGAAGAGGGGGGAGCGGAAACGGATTTGGCGGAGCTGTTTGCCGAAGTAATGGGCGAAGCGGCGGCAGAGCTGTCACCTGTCGAGCCTGCCGAGCTGACAGGAGCCGAGGAAACCAGCCAGGCCATCTGGGATGTCCCCGCCCAGGAGCGGGCGGCCCAAGTCGCTGCGGAAAGCCCCGAGGAAGCCTCGGCTGCAGACGAAGCTGCAAGTGTCGGAGTGGAAGCCTTGTTCGAGCTCGAGGAGCTGGCAGTAGAGAGCTCTCCTCTGCAGGAGCTGTCTCAGTTGCCTGACTTTGGGGCTGCTCCCGACAGCGGGCCGGAAGCGGATCTTTGGGCAGAGGAGCCGTCTCCGTCCCTCCAGCCTGGGGATGGGGAGGCGGCCGCAGACTTGTGGGCTGAGTTCCCCGCCGACATCTGGCCGGGGGACTTTTCTGTCCCCGATGAGACGGGATCCCTGACATCTTTGGACTCTGCGGCTGAAGGCGGCCTGGAGAGCCTTGTCTCGGCGGCGGATCAGGCCTGGTGGAGCCCAGAAGAAGCAGGCGAACCTTCCCCCTCTTTCGAGGTGGCTTCTCAACCCTCTTCTGACCTTGCCGACTCTGCCGCAGTCGAGCAACTGGAAGACCTTTTCGCCGAAGAATCTTCGCCCGGCGAACCTGCCGCTGCGGCGGAGAGCTTCTTGGCCCCTTCCGACGAGTCGACGGCGGCGGAAACCCCGGACTTGGGGGCCGAGCTGAGCCTAGCCGATCTCTTCGCCGGGGAGACGCTGGAGGATGCCCCGGGCACGGGGGATGCGGCACAGGCCCAGGACTGGGCTCTTTTGGAGAACCTCTTCCCGGTTCAGGAAGAAGCTCTCTATCCTGAGGGCCAGCCCGCGGAGGCCTTCGACCGCCTCGAGGCTCTATTTGCCGAGGAGCCCGCTACCGAAGCACTGAGCTTAGAAACCAGCGGATCCCTCTCGGCCATGGATGGCGAGGTGGATTTGGATGAGTTGAGCCGGTTCTTTGCAGAAGGGGAGGCCGCCCAGGAAGCGATCCCCTCAGATCTGGCCACTTTCCTGGGCGAGGCAGAGGCTTTGCAAGGGAGCAGTCTGGAGGGAGTGACTCTGCCTGAGCCAGAACCACTTGTAGCTGCAGCAGAGCAAGGCGGAGCTTCCCAGCCAGCAGAGGACGATCTGGCCAGCCAACTGGAAAGCCTGTTCGCGGAGGATGAGCTCTTGGCTGCCCAGAGCGCGACTGTTTCCCCAGATGAGACACAGCCTTTGGAGGAAGAAGCGCCGGAAGCCTCTCCTGCCCCAAGTTTGGACGATTTGGCCGCCCTTTTCGATGCCGCCGAACCAGCGGTGCCCCCTGAGCTAGAGGAGGTCATCGCTCCCATTGTGGGATCCCCTACAGCCGTGAGCGGCGAGGTCGCCGACGATTTCGCAGCCCAACTGGAATCCCTCCTAGGCGATCTCGAGGTCGCCCCCCAAGTCTCTGCAGCAGCGCCGGCGCCTTCTCCGCCCGCTGTCGCCGCCCCAGCAACAGCCGCCCCCACGGCACCGGCTACCCCAACAGCACCGACCACACGGCGATCTGCCCTCAGCAATCCTGTAATGCGGGTGGAGGTGCGCCACCTCGACTCCATCAACAACTTGGTGGGAGAGCTGGTGGTCATCCGCAACAGCATGGAGCAAAACCAAACTCGCCTGCGCCAGTTTCTGGATGGCCTATTGGGCCGGGTGCAACAGCTAGGGGAGCTGGGCCAGCGCATGCGGGATCAGTACGACCGCTCGTTGCTGGAAGCGGCGCTGTTCTCCAGCCGCAGCAGCGCGGCAACGGTGGGGTTTGGTCGGAACGGCGAGGAATCCCCTCGGGGACGGGTGGGTCATTCCATAGGCCAAGAGTTCGACAAGTTGGAGATGGATCAGTTTACGGCCTTCCACACGCTGGCCCAGGAGATCATTGAGCTCATCGTGCGGGTGCGCGAGTCTTCTTCCGACATCGAGTTTGCGGTGGACGAGGCAGAGCAGATCACCCGCCAATTCCGCCAGGTCACCACCCAACTGCAAGAAGGCCTGAACCGGGCGCGCATGGTGCCCTTCTCGCAAATTGCCGACCGGCTGCCCCGCGCCGTCCGTGACCTCTCCATCAAAACGGGCAAACAGGCCAGCCTGGTGGTGGAAGGCCGCGACACCCTCATCGACAAGGCCATCCTGGAAGAGCTTTCCGACCCGATGACCCACCTGGTGAACAATGCCCTGGTGCACGGGATCGAGCCCCCTGAGGAGCGGCGCCGCTTGGGCAAGCCCCCTGAAGGCAAGATCACCGTCAAAGCTTTCTACCAGGGCAACCAGACAATCATTGTCGTCGCCGACGACGGTGCCGGCATCCCGGTGGAGAAAATCAAGGCCAAGGCGCAAAGGCTGGGGCTGCTGTCAGAGCAGGCAACCGAAGAAGAAGTGTTCAACGTCCTCTTCCACCCCGGCTTTAGCGTTCGCGAGGCCAGCGAGGTGGACGATCTGGCCGGGCGGGGGGTTGGCTTGGACGTGGTGCGCCGCAACATCACCGATCTGCGCGGCAGCATCCAAGTGGATTCCGTGCGCGGCAAGGGCACCACCTTCACCATCCGCCTGCCGCTTACCCTGAGCATTTCCAAGGCAATGGTGTGTGTCAGCGACAAAGCCCTGATCGCCTTCCCCCTCGACGGTGTGGAGGAGATGCTGGATGTTCCCGTCGACGAGGTGCAGCCGGATGAACAGGGGCGGCCCTCCATTCCCTGGCGGGATCAACGCCTTCCCTTCCAGCCCCTCTCGAATCTGTTGTCCTACAGCCGCAGCCACAGCCGCAGCCGCTCAGAGGTCTACAGCATCGCCCAAGAGGAGGGCATCCTGCCCATCGTCGTCCTGCAAAGTGCCGGCCAGTACGTTGCCCTGCAGGTGGACAGCTTTGTGGAAGAGCAGGAAATCGTGATCAAGCAATTGCGCGGGCCTGTGCCCAAACCACCTGGCATTTCTGGGGCAACGGTGCTGGGCAATGGTCGCGTGCTGCCAATTGCTGACGTCCTTGAACTGGTAGATATGGCCCAAGGCCGCCGTCGCGATCTCAGCCGCCTCTGGGCGGAGCGTCGCGCTGCGGAGCCACGTGCCGAGGAAACCCATCAAACCACGGTGCTCATTGTGGACGACTCGATTGCAGTGCGGGAACTGCTCTCCATGTCCTTTCAAAAGGTGGGCTACCGGGTGGAGCAAGCCCGCGATGGCCAGGACGCCTGGGAAAAGCTTCGCGGTGGCTTGCGCTGCGATCTCATCTTTTGCGACATCGAGATGCCGCGCATGGACGGCTTGGAGTTGCTCTCCCGCATACGGGCAGACAGCAACCTCAGGCATATTCCAGTAGCTATGCTCACCTCACGGGGGGCAGAACGGCACCGGCAGACAGCCCGCGAGCTGGGAGCCACTGCCTACTTCACCAAGCCCTACTTGGAGGAAGAGCTGTTCAGCGCTGCCGCTCGCATGTTGCAAGGGGAGCAGTTGTTGGCACCCAACCCCACTTCCTGA